A stretch of the Sphingobacterium thalpophilum genome encodes the following:
- a CDS encoding alpha-L-fucosidase, with protein MKFRKISLLALLASACLKVSAQEVASAQKMDWFEDAKLGIFIHWGIYSVDGISESWSFFNNYISHDNYMKQLNGFTAQNYKPKEWASLIRQAGAKYVVITTKHHDGISLWNTEADKAISTLKNAAAKQDVLSPFVKAIKDEGLHTGLYYSLPDWSHPYYDVFTRNRKRYQLSAEPNRWNRYVQYYQKQLSELSEQYKPELIWFDGDWEHSADEWKAQETLALLRKYNPDIIINSRLNHHGDYETPEQGIPVTRPESKFWELCYTMNDSWGYQPFDKKYKSPNMIIRTLVDCIAMGGNLLLDIGPKADGSIPDKQLHILKQLGRWTNKHARAIYGTRAGIPAENYLGKSALSKDGKTLYLYLYEQKPHVWVRGIKNPKAPEVTVVGDSNASVNTRRDGENLQLDLSRINFDQDVTVLALDFNEAVEWSTPKEDSTDLLSVLDSKQTVPALNQIASSLHSGRNIFDNSGLTVDGMETKMPAGKTTNKEVFSWIEKHAEALYETDKGLPDGHYEGHSALSKDRQTLYLFVEGIPTGPVALKGIKNRIARVRIVGEGSMISHDVFNKLYWSNIPGIIYIDVPKERLDKNMTVIAILLDSPLALYRQKVGAIENNL; from the coding sequence ATGAAGTTTCGAAAGATCTCACTATTGGCACTGTTGGCTTCGGCGTGCTTAAAGGTTTCAGCTCAAGAGGTAGCATCAGCGCAAAAAATGGATTGGTTTGAGGATGCCAAACTAGGAATTTTTATCCATTGGGGTATTTACTCGGTGGACGGGATATCCGAATCTTGGTCATTTTTCAATAATTACATCAGTCATGACAATTACATGAAGCAACTCAATGGGTTTACGGCGCAGAACTATAAGCCAAAAGAATGGGCAAGCCTGATCAGGCAGGCGGGAGCAAAATATGTCGTCATCACAACAAAACATCATGATGGTATTTCTCTATGGAATACGGAAGCGGACAAAGCGATCAGTACCTTGAAGAATGCGGCAGCAAAACAGGATGTCCTCAGTCCCTTTGTAAAGGCCATAAAAGATGAGGGTCTGCATACGGGCCTTTATTATTCGCTGCCCGACTGGAGCCATCCCTATTACGATGTATTTACACGCAACCGCAAACGTTATCAATTAAGTGCCGAACCCAACCGTTGGAACCGCTATGTTCAATATTATCAGAAGCAGTTGAGCGAATTGTCCGAACAATATAAACCCGAACTGATTTGGTTTGACGGAGATTGGGAGCATAGTGCCGACGAATGGAAAGCGCAGGAGACGCTGGCGCTTCTGCGGAAATACAACCCTGATATCATCATTAATTCGCGTCTTAACCATCATGGCGACTATGAGACGCCTGAGCAGGGAATCCCTGTGACACGTCCTGAATCCAAGTTTTGGGAACTGTGTTACACGATGAACGACTCATGGGGATATCAACCATTCGACAAAAAGTATAAATCACCAAATATGATCATCAGAACTTTGGTCGACTGTATTGCCATGGGTGGAAATCTGCTCCTCGATATCGGTCCTAAAGCGGATGGCAGTATCCCGGACAAGCAGCTCCATATACTTAAACAACTGGGACGATGGACCAACAAACATGCACGGGCTATCTATGGCACCAGGGCTGGCATTCCTGCTGAGAACTATTTAGGAAAATCAGCATTGTCAAAGGACGGTAAGACCCTATATCTTTATTTATACGAACAAAAACCACATGTATGGGTCCGTGGAATTAAGAATCCGAAGGCGCCGGAGGTCACCGTCGTCGGCGACAGCAACGCGAGCGTGAATACCAGACGAGATGGCGAAAATTTGCAACTGGATCTATCCCGCATCAATTTTGATCAAGACGTTACGGTGCTGGCGCTTGATTTTAATGAAGCTGTTGAATGGAGCACGCCCAAGGAAGACAGCACCGATCTTTTATCCGTCTTGGACAGCAAGCAAACCGTGCCGGCATTGAACCAGATTGCAAGTAGCTTACATTCCGGAAGGAATATTTTTGACAATTCGGGTTTAACGGTTGATGGTATGGAAACTAAGATGCCAGCAGGGAAGACAACAAATAAAGAGGTGTTCTCCTGGATCGAGAAACATGCCGAGGCCCTATATGAGACAGATAAAGGGCTTCCAGACGGACATTATGAAGGGCATAGTGCACTTTCCAAGGACCGTCAGACCCTTTATCTGTTTGTCGAAGGCATACCGACAGGGCCAGTAGCCCTGAAAGGTATAAAGAATCGGATAGCACGTGTCCGGATTGTTGGAGAGGGGTCCATGATCAGCCACGATGTATTTAATAAACTCTACTGGAGCAATATCCCAGGTATTATCTATATCGATGTGCCCAAAGAACGTCTGGATAAAAACATGACTGTAATTGCAATATTGTTGGATTCACCGCTTGCGCTATATCGTCAAAAAGTAGGTGCTATAGAAAATAATCTATAA
- the rnhA gene encoding ribonuclease HI produces MIELYTDGASSGNPGPGGYGTILRTVYTGDNEAFRGKLIEKEFSGGYRKTTNNRMELMAVIVGLEALKNLNQMVTVYSDSKYVIDAIDKKWVYGWMQKGFAGKKNKDLWIRLMNVYKLHQVKLVWVKGHAGHPLNERCDRLAVAAAKDKANWKIDSVFELEECI; encoded by the coding sequence ATGATTGAATTATATACAGACGGAGCGTCGAGTGGCAATCCCGGCCCTGGCGGCTATGGTACAATACTCAGGACAGTGTATACTGGGGATAACGAAGCGTTTAGGGGGAAGCTGATTGAAAAAGAATTTTCAGGTGGATACCGGAAAACAACTAACAACCGGATGGAACTCATGGCGGTCATCGTGGGCCTTGAGGCATTGAAAAACTTAAACCAAATGGTTACCGTGTACTCAGACTCCAAATACGTAATCGATGCTATCGACAAAAAATGGGTATATGGCTGGATGCAAAAAGGTTTTGCCGGTAAAAAGAACAAAGATTTGTGGATTCGGCTGATGAATGTCTATAAATTGCATCAGGTCAAGTTGGTATGGGTAAAAGGGCATGCGGGGCATCCGCTAAACGAACGTTGTGACCGACTGGCAGTAGCAGCCGCAAAAGATAAAGCAAATTGGAAAATCGATTCGGTATTTGAGCTGGAGGAATGCATTTAA
- the trxB gene encoding thioredoxin-disulfide reductase: protein MEFKQEVEHVQCLIIGSGPAGYTAAIYAARADMKPVVYTGIVPGGQLTQTTEVDNFPGYPKGITGPVMMEELREQAERFGTSVRFGYVTKVDFTGDVHRVEIDGTVQVTADTVIIATGATAKWLGLESEQKYNGFGVSACAVCDGFFFKNQEVAIVGAGDTAAEEATYLAKLCSKVHMLVRRDEFRASKAMVHRVMNTPNIEVHYNTEAKEILGDGQVVTGVRVLNNKDQSEKDLEVTGFFVAIGHKPNTELFTGILDMDETGYLITKPDSTATNIPGVFACGDVQDNVFRQAITAAGTGCMAALEAERYLAAKESGE, encoded by the coding sequence ATGGAATTTAAACAAGAAGTGGAGCATGTGCAATGTCTGATTATTGGTTCGGGCCCTGCTGGTTATACGGCTGCAATCTACGCCGCCCGTGCGGACATGAAACCAGTAGTATATACGGGTATTGTACCGGGGGGACAGTTAACTCAAACAACAGAAGTAGATAATTTTCCGGGGTATCCGAAAGGAATCACTGGCCCGGTGATGATGGAAGAGTTGCGCGAACAGGCTGAACGCTTCGGTACTTCAGTACGTTTCGGATATGTGACGAAAGTAGATTTTACAGGTGACGTGCACCGTGTCGAAATAGATGGTACGGTACAGGTGACCGCGGATACAGTCATCATCGCGACTGGTGCGACAGCCAAATGGCTAGGCCTTGAATCGGAGCAGAAATATAATGGTTTTGGGGTGTCGGCATGCGCCGTCTGTGACGGTTTTTTCTTCAAAAATCAGGAAGTCGCGATCGTCGGCGCAGGTGATACCGCAGCTGAGGAAGCGACCTACCTCGCCAAATTATGTTCTAAAGTGCATATGTTGGTACGTCGTGACGAATTCAGAGCTTCGAAAGCAATGGTACACCGCGTCATGAATACGCCAAATATTGAAGTACATTACAATACGGAAGCGAAAGAAATTTTAGGTGATGGACAGGTCGTCACCGGCGTACGTGTCCTCAATAATAAAGATCAATCCGAAAAAGATCTGGAGGTAACTGGCTTCTTTGTAGCAATTGGTCATAAACCAAATACTGAGCTGTTTACAGGCATCTTAGATATGGATGAAACAGGCTATTTGATTACAAAACCTGATAGCACAGCTACAAATATACCCGGTGTTTTTGCCTGCGGCGATGTGCAGGACAATGTGTTCCGCCAGGCTATTACAGCAGCTGGAACCGGCTGTATGGCTGCTCTCGAAGCCGAGCGATACCTAGCGGCTAAAGAAAGTGGTGAATAG
- a CDS encoding 3'-5' exonuclease — MELKLKRPLVFFDLETTGVNVATDRIVEVSFLKVMPNGEETVYTKRINPERPIPPESSFFHGIYDEDIKDAPTFKAIATELAAFIGDGDLAGYNSNKFDVPMLMEEFLRAGVDFSLEGRSFVDVQNIFHQMEQRTLKAAYKFYCNAELENAHTAEADVRATYEVLKAQLTKYEGAAFEDRHGTVTYPVVNDVDALHEFTNLSKPVDFAGRIVYNEDGLETINFGKHKGRPIIEVFEQEPSYYAWMQNGDFPLYTKKVLENIWIRYKKEKNEQKAKVATSQSSEEKKLARNEYNRQKEEVPQPISLDMLKELQDKFKK; from the coding sequence ATGGAATTAAAATTAAAAAGACCATTGGTGTTTTTCGATCTGGAGACTACAGGTGTTAATGTAGCCACGGATCGTATTGTAGAAGTTTCTTTTCTCAAGGTAATGCCCAATGGTGAAGAGACAGTATATACGAAAAGGATTAATCCAGAGCGACCAATTCCTCCGGAATCATCTTTTTTTCATGGCATTTACGATGAGGATATCAAAGATGCACCAACCTTTAAGGCAATAGCTACAGAGCTGGCCGCCTTTATCGGCGACGGCGATCTGGCAGGGTACAATTCGAACAAGTTTGATGTTCCAATGCTGATGGAGGAGTTTTTGCGGGCTGGAGTCGATTTTTCACTGGAAGGACGTTCCTTTGTTGATGTACAGAATATTTTCCATCAGATGGAGCAACGAACATTGAAAGCTGCTTATAAATTTTATTGCAATGCAGAGTTGGAGAATGCCCATACGGCTGAAGCGGATGTGCGTGCAACCTACGAGGTGCTGAAAGCGCAGCTGACAAAGTATGAGGGCGCTGCGTTTGAGGACCGTCATGGTACTGTTACCTATCCTGTAGTCAACGATGTCGATGCCCTGCACGAGTTTACAAACCTGAGCAAACCTGTGGATTTTGCCGGACGTATTGTTTACAATGAAGACGGCTTGGAAACTATCAATTTTGGTAAGCATAAAGGCAGACCGATTATTGAAGTATTTGAACAGGAGCCCAGTTATTATGCATGGATGCAAAATGGAGATTTTCCGCTGTATACAAAGAAAGTACTCGAAAATATCTGGATCAGATACAAGAAGGAGAAGAATGAGCAGAAAGCGAAAGTTGCTACAAGTCAGTCTTCAGAGGAGAAAAAGTTGGCAAGAAATGAGTATAATCGGCAAAAAGAGGAAGTACCGCAACCCATTTCTCTGGATATGCTCAAAGAATTGCAGGATAAATTTAAAAAATAA
- a CDS encoding M16 family metallopeptidase — translation MLDRTKAPQFREIGKISLKEPVKKQFSNGMPVYVFHSPDQELVRIEWIFENKYLDSQDENPLLNSTLSALLKEGTMTMSSAEIADKVDFYGAFLVPEYSFDVTSLSLYTLNRHSQILLPLVKDILTEASIPQEELDTYIRNSKQKFQVSVQKNDYLARRKFYNLIFGENNRYGRTPKLEDYDMITREQLTELYRREILPDNCTLIVSGNVSDSLLKELEQIFGDEWPVNRAVATTGRPLLIQGTADLAYEEKENALQSAVRLGAQTISREHPDYPALQFVNTLLGGFFGSRLMRNIREEKGYTYSVGSAVATLKHSGFITIATEVGVDTTQATLREIQKEIDLLKSTLASDAEIELVKTYMEGSMLGSLESIFSHADKFKSVLLNGMTLEYYSYYMEEVKSMTASKVRDIANKYLDFDRMVKVVVGKFNQVEPIHQVVVN, via the coding sequence ATGCTGGATAGAACGAAAGCTCCCCAATTCCGTGAAATTGGAAAAATTAGTTTAAAAGAACCGGTCAAGAAGCAATTCTCGAACGGGATGCCCGTATACGTCTTTCACTCCCCCGATCAGGAACTTGTGCGTATCGAATGGATTTTTGAAAATAAATATCTAGACAGCCAAGATGAAAACCCATTGCTGAACAGCACGTTGAGCGCGCTGCTTAAAGAAGGCACAATGACCATGTCCAGTGCCGAAATCGCAGATAAAGTTGATTTTTATGGAGCATTTTTGGTGCCGGAATATTCCTTTGATGTGACGTCCTTATCGCTTTATACCTTAAATCGGCACAGTCAGATACTATTACCATTAGTAAAAGATATTTTAACGGAAGCCTCGATACCACAGGAAGAGCTCGATACTTATATCCGTAATAGCAAACAGAAGTTTCAGGTGTCGGTCCAAAAAAACGATTATCTGGCCCGTCGTAAATTTTATAATTTGATCTTCGGCGAAAATAACCGCTATGGCCGGACGCCAAAGTTGGAAGATTATGACATGATTACCCGCGAACAACTGACCGAGCTTTATCGGCGGGAGATCCTGCCAGACAATTGTACCTTGATCGTCTCGGGCAACGTGTCGGACAGCCTATTAAAGGAGCTGGAACAGATTTTCGGAGATGAATGGCCGGTAAACAGGGCGGTGGCAACTACGGGTAGGCCCCTGCTTATTCAGGGAACAGCAGACCTGGCTTATGAAGAGAAAGAGAATGCTTTGCAGTCGGCTGTTCGGCTTGGAGCACAGACCATCTCAAGAGAGCATCCGGATTATCCCGCACTACAGTTTGTAAATACTTTACTGGGTGGTTTTTTTGGATCGAGGCTGATGCGCAACATTCGTGAGGAAAAAGGATATACCTATAGTGTTGGTTCGGCAGTAGCGACTCTGAAACACAGTGGCTTTATTACGATTGCCACAGAAGTCGGTGTGGACACTACCCAAGCGACATTGAGGGAGATTCAGAAAGAAATCGACCTGCTAAAATCTACGTTGGCTTCGGATGCAGAAATTGAGTTGGTGAAAACCTATATGGAGGGATCCATGCTGGGATCATTGGAGAGCATTTTTTCTCATGCCGATAAATTTAAGAGCGTATTGCTGAATGGTATGACGCTCGAATATTACTCCTACTACATGGAAGAAGTTAAAAGCATGACGGCTTCGAAGGTGAGGGATATTGCCAACAAATACCTCGACTTTGATCGGATGGTTAAGGTCGTCGTGGGGAAATTCAACCAGGTGGAGCCGATTCATCAAGTGGTTGTAAATTAA
- a CDS encoding M16 family metallopeptidase, which translates to MVSYQKFTLDNGLRVLVHEDHNTAMACVNILYDVGARDESPEQTGFAHLFEHLMFGGSINIPNFDTELQKVGGENNAFTSNDITNYYITLPSSNLETALWLESDRMLSLAFSPQSLEVQRNVVCEEFKQRYLNQPYGDVWLKLRPLAYKVHPYRWATIGKELKHIEDATMEDVKAFFALHYNPQSAILVIAGDVWFDEVKKLVQKWFGDIPRGRQYHRQLPKEPKQTELRRETAYAPVPLDALYMAFHGPARLDEGYFAMDLLSDILSRGSSSRLYRRLVKEEQLFSEINAYVMGSIDSNLFVIEGKPSAGISLEEAERAVWAELELLKRELVPNVELEKVKNKIESTNVFAELSILDKAMNLAFHELLGDANGINTEVSRYLAVTAEEVQQQAKLIFNPENVSILMYKAQEEVLNAG; encoded by the coding sequence ATGGTTTCCTATCAGAAATTTACGTTAGATAACGGACTTCGTGTTTTGGTACATGAAGATCATAACACAGCTATGGCCTGTGTTAATATATTATATGATGTCGGCGCGCGCGACGAATCGCCCGAGCAGACCGGCTTTGCTCACCTGTTTGAACATTTAATGTTTGGTGGCAGTATTAACATTCCCAATTTTGATACCGAACTTCAGAAAGTCGGTGGCGAAAATAACGCTTTCACCAGTAACGATATCACAAACTATTATATCACTTTGCCCTCCTCCAATCTCGAAACAGCACTTTGGCTCGAATCTGACCGTATGCTGAGTTTGGCGTTTTCACCGCAAAGCCTTGAAGTGCAGCGTAATGTGGTGTGTGAGGAGTTTAAACAGCGTTATCTCAACCAACCTTATGGGGATGTATGGCTAAAGCTGCGGCCGCTCGCTTATAAGGTACACCCTTATCGTTGGGCTACAATTGGCAAGGAACTGAAGCATATCGAGGATGCAACGATGGAAGATGTAAAGGCATTCTTTGCGTTGCATTACAATCCACAAAGTGCGATTTTGGTGATTGCCGGTGATGTGTGGTTTGATGAAGTCAAAAAATTGGTTCAAAAATGGTTTGGTGACATTCCACGCGGGCGACAATATCATCGCCAGTTGCCAAAAGAACCTAAGCAGACTGAACTGAGACGTGAGACAGCCTATGCACCTGTGCCGCTTGATGCGCTTTATATGGCCTTTCATGGGCCTGCCCGCCTTGATGAGGGATACTTTGCCATGGATCTCTTATCGGATATCCTGTCGCGGGGTTCTTCTTCCCGTCTATACCGCAGATTGGTGAAAGAGGAACAGTTATTTAGCGAAATAAACGCATATGTGATGGGTAGTATTGATAGCAATCTATTCGTCATCGAAGGAAAACCATCTGCGGGGATTTCTTTAGAGGAAGCGGAACGTGCGGTATGGGCCGAATTGGAACTGTTGAAACGAGAACTCGTTCCGAACGTCGAATTGGAAAAAGTCAAAAACAAAATTGAATCTACCAATGTGTTTGCTGAACTATCGATTCTGGACAAAGCAATGAACTTGGCGTTCCATGAACTACTTGGCGATGCCAACGGGATCAATACCGAAGTTTCCAGATATCTGGCCGTGACCGCAGAAGAAGTACAACAGCAGGCAAAATTAATTTTTAATCCTGAAAACGTATCCATATTAATGTATAAAGCACAAGAGGAGGTATTAAATGCTGGATAG
- the hemF gene encoding oxygen-dependent coproporphyrinogen oxidase → MITKEAIALAYKDIQNEICLALEQLDGSAKFEEELWEREGGGGGRTRIIQNGQILEKGGVNFSAVHGKLPESIKKAFGVDEDDFFATGVSIVIHPNNPWVPIIHMNIRYFELNEHIRWFGGGIDLTPHYVNEEDARYFHQQLKAVCDKHNPDFYEEFKKWADDYFYIRHRGETRGIGGVFYDKLNTQKTGMNLQDIFAFSCDLGRSFAPIYSVLVEKNRNKTYTDAEKNWQLIRRGRYVEFNLVWDSGTKFGLETNGRIESILMSLPSQASWVYDHQPEEGSEEAKTLSMLRKGINWI, encoded by the coding sequence ATGATAACAAAAGAAGCAATTGCTTTAGCATATAAGGACATACAAAACGAAATTTGTCTGGCGCTCGAACAGTTGGACGGCTCCGCAAAGTTTGAAGAGGAGCTTTGGGAACGCGAAGGTGGGGGTGGGGGCCGGACAAGGATTATTCAAAATGGGCAAATTCTGGAGAAAGGCGGTGTCAACTTTTCGGCTGTGCATGGCAAGCTGCCAGAGTCTATAAAAAAAGCGTTTGGTGTGGATGAAGATGATTTTTTTGCTACAGGGGTTTCAATTGTTATTCACCCGAATAACCCCTGGGTACCCATTATTCATATGAACATCCGCTATTTTGAACTGAATGAACATATTCGTTGGTTCGGAGGAGGAATAGATCTCACACCACATTACGTGAATGAGGAAGATGCACGGTATTTTCACCAGCAATTAAAAGCTGTCTGCGATAAACATAATCCGGATTTTTACGAAGAATTTAAAAAGTGGGCAGACGATTACTTCTATATCCGGCATCGTGGGGAAACGCGTGGTATCGGAGGCGTATTCTATGATAAGTTAAATACCCAGAAGACGGGGATGAATCTGCAGGATATTTTTGCATTCTCGTGTGATCTGGGACGCAGCTTTGCACCCATCTATTCCGTGCTAGTTGAAAAAAACCGAAATAAAACTTACACCGATGCGGAGAAGAACTGGCAACTGATTCGCCGGGGGCGTTATGTCGAATTCAATCTGGTCTGGGACTCGGGAACTAAATTTGGCCTCGAAACCAATGGTCGCATTGAATCTATTTTGATGAGTTTGCCATCTCAGGCCAGCTGGGTCTATGATCATCAGCCCGAAGAAGGTTCGGAAGAAGCCAAGACCTTGTCTATGTTACGAAAAGGTATTAACTGGATTTAA
- a CDS encoding NAD(P)H-dependent glycerol-3-phosphate dehydrogenase, with translation MQGKKIGIIGSGSWATAMVKMLCENDQDKHIFWWIRKQEDADYIQQFKHNPTYLSSVPVDLSITTIDTDAKNVIAYADIVILNTPAAYLKDALAGVTKDDFKDKIIVSAIKGIIPKDNLIIGEFLEQRYEVDINQVCVIGGPCHAEEVALGKLSYLTFGCKNLESAALVASFLSSRVIKTILSDDVLGIEFGAVLKNIYALAGGICHGLGYGDNFQAVLVSNAIREMRRFVAKVDGDTSRDVNTSAYLGDLLVTAYSQFSRNRTFGNMIGKGYSVQSAQLEMNMVAEGYYASACIQQYAEKYEVDLPICDAVYQILYQHQPASKIIQALSEKLT, from the coding sequence ATGCAGGGGAAAAAGATTGGTATCATTGGGAGCGGGAGCTGGGCGACGGCGATGGTTAAGATGCTATGTGAAAATGACCAGGATAAACATATTTTTTGGTGGATCAGGAAACAGGAAGATGCGGATTATATTCAGCAATTCAAACATAACCCAACATACCTGAGCAGCGTACCGGTAGATTTAAGCATCACGACAATTGACACGGATGCCAAAAATGTAATTGCTTATGCGGATATCGTCATCTTGAACACTCCTGCAGCTTATCTGAAGGATGCCTTGGCAGGAGTGACAAAAGACGATTTTAAAGACAAGATTATCGTTTCGGCCATCAAGGGGATTATCCCGAAAGATAATCTCATCATCGGAGAGTTTCTGGAACAACGTTATGAGGTCGATATTAATCAGGTCTGCGTTATCGGCGGACCCTGCCACGCGGAAGAAGTAGCCTTAGGCAAGTTGTCTTACTTGACATTCGGCTGCAAAAATTTGGAAAGTGCGGCATTGGTGGCTTCATTTTTGTCTTCAAGAGTGATCAAAACCATTTTGTCGGACGATGTCCTTGGGATTGAGTTTGGCGCTGTGCTCAAAAATATTTACGCACTGGCCGGAGGCATCTGTCATGGGCTCGGGTACGGTGACAACTTTCAGGCGGTACTTGTCTCCAACGCCATCCGTGAGATGCGTAGATTTGTCGCCAAAGTGGATGGGGATACTTCACGCGATGTGAATACTTCGGCCTATTTGGGGGATTTGCTGGTGACAGCCTATTCGCAGTTTAGCCGCAATAGAACCTTTGGTAATATGATCGGAAAGGGATACAGTGTACAATCTGCTCAATTGGAGATGAACATGGTTGCCGAAGGCTATTATGCCTCTGCGTGTATTCAGCAATATGCTGAGAAATATGAGGTAGATCTGCCGATCTGCGATGCTGTATATCAAATTCTGTATCAGCATCAACCGGCCTCAAAAATTATACAGGCGTTAAGCGAAAAACTAACATAA
- a CDS encoding Rieske (2Fe-2S) protein, whose protein sequence is MLRWYKIDRALDLKDKGIVEYKTGRKTICLTWYEEQLYAFSRKCPHAGAPLKNGWCEDGKVICPFHRHEFDLLSGKGSPGQHNFIHIYPVKHEANAYYIGIETSFWQSLFG, encoded by the coding sequence ATGCTTCGCTGGTACAAAATTGATCGAGCCTTGGATTTAAAAGACAAAGGCATTGTAGAGTACAAAACTGGGAGGAAAACCATCTGCCTCACCTGGTATGAAGAGCAGCTATATGCCTTTTCCAGAAAGTGTCCCCATGCTGGCGCACCGCTAAAAAATGGCTGGTGCGAAGACGGCAAAGTGATCTGTCCTTTTCATCGGCACGAGTTTGATCTTTTGTCAGGCAAAGGTAGCCCCGGACAGCACAATTTTATCCATATATACCCTGTGAAGCACGAGGCAAACGCATATTATATTGGGATAGAGACGAGTTTTTGGCAAAGCTTGTTCGGCTAA
- the ychF gene encoding redox-regulated ATPase YchF produces MALQCGIVGLPNVGKSTLFNCLSNAKAQAANFPFCTIEPNVGVITVPDARLNKLAELVNPQRIVPNTIEIVDIAGLVKGASKGEGLGNQFLGNIRTTNAIIHVLRCFDDGNVIHVDGSVDPIRDKEIIDTELQLKDLDTVVKRIQKVEKMAKTGGDKEAKKTFDILSVIKAHLEAGKSARTAPIEAEDFEFIQDLALLTAKPVLYVCNVDEASVNSGNAYVERVKEAVKDEKAEVLVISAQIESEIAQLESYEERKMFLDDLGLEESGVNKLIRAAYSLLNLATYFTAGVQEVRAWTIEKGFTAPQAAGVIHTDFEKGFIRAEVIKYDDFVHFGSESAVKEAGKLAVEGKTYIVQDGDIMHFRFNV; encoded by the coding sequence ATGGCTTTACAATGCGGTATCGTCGGTTTACCAAACGTAGGTAAATCAACATTATTTAACTGTCTGTCGAATGCGAAAGCACAGGCGGCAAACTTTCCATTTTGTACAATCGAACCAAATGTTGGGGTAATTACCGTACCGGATGCCCGTCTAAATAAATTAGCTGAATTAGTTAACCCACAACGTATCGTGCCCAATACGATTGAAATAGTCGATATTGCGGGGCTCGTAAAAGGGGCTTCGAAAGGAGAAGGCTTAGGCAATCAGTTTTTAGGAAACATCCGTACAACAAATGCCATTATCCACGTACTGAGATGCTTCGACGATGGTAACGTTATCCACGTAGACGGTTCGGTGGATCCTATCCGTGACAAAGAGATCATCGATACCGAATTACAGCTGAAAGATCTCGACACGGTGGTAAAACGTATCCAGAAAGTCGAGAAGATGGCTAAAACCGGTGGTGATAAAGAAGCTAAAAAAACGTTTGATATCTTATCGGTCATCAAAGCGCACTTAGAAGCGGGAAAATCGGCGCGAACCGCACCTATTGAAGCTGAAGATTTTGAATTTATTCAAGATCTGGCGCTATTAACAGCCAAACCGGTACTGTACGTCTGTAACGTGGACGAAGCTTCGGTAAATTCGGGGAACGCCTATGTTGAGCGAGTTAAAGAGGCTGTGAAAGATGAAAAAGCCGAAGTACTGGTCATCTCTGCGCAGATCGAATCTGAAATTGCGCAACTGGAAAGCTACGAAGAACGCAAAATGTTTTTGGATGATCTGGGGCTGGAAGAATCCGGTGTCAACAAACTGATTCGTGCGGCCTATTCGTTACTCAATCTGGCGACTTACTTTACTGCCGGAGTGCAGGAGGTACGGGCATGGACCATTGAAAAAGGATTTACAGCACCGCAGGCTGCTGGTGTAATCCATACTGATTTCGAAAAAGGATTTATCCGTGCCGAAGTAATCAAGTACGACGACTTCGTTCATTTCGGTTCGGAAAGTGCTGTAAAAGAAGCAGGAAAATTAGCTGTAGAAGGAAAGACCTACATCGTACAGGATGGCGATATTATGCACTTCCGTTTTAATGTATAA
- a CDS encoding YgaP family membrane protein, with the protein MSNLLTFAFDKIKSKIEDDCIEENIGTSERVLSVIAGGFILGMGVKKLFKSPLTGFSGLTLGGALIYRGVTGHCDVKKALEGNDVKKVEVIEHRYFVK; encoded by the coding sequence ATGAGTAACCTTTTGACATTTGCATTCGACAAGATTAAATCGAAGATAGAAGACGATTGTATTGAAGAGAACATCGGTACCTCTGAGCGGGTACTGTCCGTCATTGCCGGCGGATTTATTTTAGGTATGGGAGTGAAAAAGTTATTTAAATCTCCACTGACCGGATTTTCGGGACTGACACTGGGCGGAGCATTGATTTACCGGGGAGTAACGGGACATTGCGATGTCAAGAAGGCGCTGGAAGGAAACGACGTAAAGAAAGTTGAAGTCATTGAACACCGCTATTTTGTGAAATAG